CGCGCGGGCGATGTGGCCCTTGTTCACGTAGCGCGTGAGACCCACGAGCGCGCCGCGGGCGTCCGAGCGCCAGTACGGCGCGAAGAGGCCCGAGAACGCGGGGACGAAGTACACGCCGCCGTTGTCCTCGACGGTGGCGGCCAGGGTCTCGATCTCCGCGGCGCTCGACACGAGGCCGAGGTTGTCGCGCATCCACTGCACGAGCGAGCCCGTGACGGCGATGGATCCCTCGAGCGCGTAGTGCGGCTCCGCGTCGCCCAGCTTGTAGCCGAGCGTGGTGAGCAGGCCGTTCTGCGAGTGGATGATGTCGGTGCCGGTGTTGAAGATCAGGAAGTTGCCGGTGCCGTACGTGTTCTTCGACTCGCCCTGGTCGAACGCCGCCTGGCCGAACGTGGCCGCCTGCTGGTCGCCCAGGATGCCCGCGATGGGCACCTCGCGCAGGAGGCTGGAGGACTCGACGGTGCCGTAGACCTCGGACGAGCTCTTGATCTCGGGGAGCATCGAGCGCGGGACGTCGAAGGCCTGGAGGATCTCGTCGTCCCACTGGAGCGTCTCGAGGTCCATGAAGAGGGTGCGCGACGCGTTGGTGACGTCCGTGACGTGGACGCCGCCGTCGGTGCCGCCCGTGAGGTTCCAGAGGACCCAGGTGTCGGTCGTGCCGAACATGAGCTCGCCGGCCTCGGCCTTGGCGCGGGCGCCGTCGACGTTCTCGAGGATCCAGACGATCTTCGTGCCGGAGAAGTAGGTGGCGAGGGGGAGCCCGACGGTGGGCTTGAAGCGCTCGACGCCGCCGTCGGCCGCGAGACGGTCGACGATCTTCTGGGTGCGGGTGTCCTGCCAGACGATGGCGTTGTAGACGGGCTTGCCGGTGGTGCGGTCCCACACGACGGCGGTCTCGCGCTGGTTGGTGATGCCCACGGCCTCGACGTCGTGGCGCGTGATGTCGGCCTTGGACAGCGCCTGCCCGATGACCTCGCGCGTGTTGCGCCAGATCTCCATCGGGTCGTGCTCGACCCAGCCGGCGCGGGGGAAGATCTGCTCGTGCTCGAGCTGGCCCGTGGAGACGATGGATCCGGAGTGGTCGAAGACGATGGCGCGCGTGCTGGTGGTGCCCTGGTCGATGGCGACGATGTACTTCTCGCTCATGTGGTCTCTCCTTGTGGGGTCGAGGGGTTCTAGAGGATGGGGAGCAGCGCGTAGGACGCGAGTCCGGCGAGGACGCCGCCGATGGCGGGACCGACGACGGGGACCCAGGCGTAGGACCAGTCGCTCGAGCCCTTGCCCTTGATCGGCAGGATCGCGTGCGCGATGCGGGGGCCGAGGTCACGGGCGGGGTTGATGGCGTAGCCGGTCGGCCCGCCGAGGGACGCGCCGATGCCGACCACGAGGAGGGCGACGGGGACGGCGCCGAGCGCCGAGAGGCCGGCGGGGGTGGAGGCGTCGGCGTCCGGGTTGTTGGCGAGGCTGAAGCCGAGGATCACGATGACCAGCACGAACGTGCCGATGATCTCCGTGACGAGGTTCCAGCCGTAGTTGCGG
The nucleotide sequence above comes from Clavibacter sp. B3I6. Encoded proteins:
- the glpK gene encoding glycerol kinase GlpK, translating into MSEKYIVAIDQGTTSTRAIVFDHSGSIVSTGQLEHEQIFPRAGWVEHDPMEIWRNTREVIGQALSKADITRHDVEAVGITNQRETAVVWDRTTGKPVYNAIVWQDTRTQKIVDRLAADGGVERFKPTVGLPLATYFSGTKIVWILENVDGARAKAEAGELMFGTTDTWVLWNLTGGTDGGVHVTDVTNASRTLFMDLETLQWDDEILQAFDVPRSMLPEIKSSSEVYGTVESSSLLREVPIAGILGDQQAATFGQAAFDQGESKNTYGTGNFLIFNTGTDIIHSQNGLLTTLGYKLGDAEPHYALEGSIAVTGSLVQWMRDNLGLVSSAAEIETLAATVEDNGGVYFVPAFSGLFAPYWRSDARGALVGLTRYVNKGHIARAALEATAFQTREVLDAVNADSGVDLTELKVDGGMIANNLLMQFQADILGVPVVRPVVAETTALGAAYAAGLAVAFWKDLDDLRSNWQEDSRWTPDMDDAERERQLRLWKKAVTKTFDWVDDDVQ